Proteins from one Sulfurovum xiamenensis genomic window:
- a CDS encoding NADP-dependent isocitrate dehydrogenase, giving the protein KAVKRFAQNNPHRLKAYAENSKAYVAHMGGKGDFYGHEKSVTSAKDQKVTIALNGKELTTIDALAGEVLDGTFMSVAALREFYKKTIQDAKEEGLIWSLHLKATMMKISDPIMFGHAFEIFFEDVFAKHADTFAELGVNPNLGMSDLEKKIAGHAKEAEIKADFLAAVESDAPKIAMVDSDKGETNFNASNDVIIDASMPVVVREGGKQWD; this is encoded by the coding sequence AAAAGCGGTAAAAAGATTTGCACAAAATAACCCACACAGACTTAAGGCATATGCAGAAAATTCAAAAGCATATGTTGCGCATATGGGTGGAAAAGGTGACTTCTACGGACATGAAAAATCTGTAACATCAGCTAAAGACCAAAAAGTAACAATTGCACTTAACGGTAAAGAGTTAACTACAATTGATGCACTTGCTGGTGAAGTACTTGATGGTACATTCATGTCAGTTGCTGCACTTAGAGAGTTCTATAAAAAAACGATCCAAGATGCTAAAGAAGAAGGACTTATCTGGTCACTTCACTTGAAAGCAACGATGATGAAGATCTCTGACCCGATTATGTTCGGTCACGCATTTGAGATATTCTTCGAAGATGTATTCGCTAAACATGCAGATACATTTGCCGAGCTTGGAGTGAACCCTAACCTTGGTATGTCAGACCTTGAGAAAAAGATCGCTGGTCATGCAAAAGAAGCTGAGATCAAAGCTGATTTCCTAGCAGCTGTTGAATCAGATGCTCCAAAGATCGCAATGGTTGATTCTGATAAAGGTGAAACTAACTTCAACGCATCGAATGATGTTATTATCGATGCTTCTATGCCAGTTGTGGTAAGAGAAGGTGGTAAGCAGTGGGAT